Proteins from a single region of Aureibacter tunicatorum:
- a CDS encoding sugar O-acetyltransferase, producing MTEKEKMLSGELYLASDSELEMERLRAKKLCFEYNGAFDTNRRNEILTYLLGVDVAEIHIESPFLCDYGYNIKLGGSFFANHHLTILDCAPVTIGDNVMIGPNCVLTTATHPVDAKTRHSLLEFAKPIVLEDGVWLGASVTVCPGVTIGENSVIGAGSVVVKDIPANTVAVGNPCRVVRRVN from the coding sequence ATGACTGAAAAAGAAAAAATGCTTTCTGGTGAATTGTATTTAGCCTCAGATTCTGAATTGGAAATGGAAAGGCTTAGAGCGAAAAAACTTTGCTTCGAATACAATGGCGCTTTTGATACCAACAGACGCAATGAAATTCTTACTTATTTGCTGGGAGTTGATGTTGCTGAGATTCATATTGAGTCTCCTTTTTTATGCGATTACGGATATAATATTAAACTAGGCGGTTCCTTTTTTGCCAATCATCATCTGACCATTTTGGATTGTGCTCCAGTAACTATTGGAGACAATGTGATGATTGGACCAAATTGCGTGTTGACGACAGCGACTCACCCAGTAGATGCTAAAACAAGGCATTCCTTGCTTGAATTTGCCAAGCCTATAGTATTGGAAGATGGCGTATGGCTTGGAGCGTCAGTGACGGTTTGTCCGGGTGTTACTATCGGGGAGAATTCCGTAATTGGCGCTGGGAGTGTTGTAGTAAAGGATATACCTGCCAATACCGTGGCTGTTGGGAATCCTTGTAGAGTAGTAAGGAGAGTGAATTAA